One genomic segment of Thermoplasmata archaeon includes these proteins:
- a CDS encoding PIN domain-containing protein, with translation MIFFDSGGWIALSVPNDRNAKVAQGVYGDTARGAHGRIVTTDFVLDEAATFVRMATDVATAAILLRRVTSAPNITVVWIDAGHFADAIEDFERHEDKRWSFTDCTSFVVMRDLGIGKAFTFDRNFDQAGFTRLP, from the coding sequence ATGATCTTCTTCGATTCCGGCGGATGGATCGCCTTGTCCGTGCCAAACGATCGGAACGCAAAGGTCGCGCAGGGGGTGTATGGAGATACAGCCCGAGGAGCTCACGGCCGCATCGTGACGACCGATTTCGTCTTGGACGAAGCGGCGACCTTCGTCCGGATGGCCACGGACGTCGCGACCGCCGCCATCTTGCTCCGGCGGGTGACGAGTGCCCCGAACATTACGGTCGTCTGGATCGACGCGGGGCATTTCGCGGATGCCATCGAGGACTTTGAGCGCCACGAGGACAAGCGGTGGAGCTTCACGGATTGCACGAGCTTCGTCGTGATGCGGGACCTCGGGATCGGGAAGGCGTTCACGTTCGACCGGAATTTCGATCAGGCGGGCTTCACGCGACTACCGTGA